In Candidatus Bipolaricaulota bacterium, a single genomic region encodes these proteins:
- a CDS encoding archease: MYRFEYLDHTADVEVRGIGDTVEEAFCAVAAGMFNLMIALDRIAPRESLRLEVSAPRLELLLVEWLGRLLGEKEVSGLIFSRFSVGIEETGDGFRLRGEAWGERLDPARHRPELEVKGVSYAGLRVEERDGRWIAQCVLDT, encoded by the coding sequence ATGTACCGGTTCGAGTACCTCGACCACACTGCCGACGTGGAGGTGCGCGGGATCGGGGATACAGTGGAGGAAGCGTTCTGCGCCGTCGCGGCCGGGATGTTCAACCTGATGATCGCGCTCGACCGGATCGCCCCCCGCGAGTCACTCAGACTGGAGGTATCCGCCCCGCGCCTCGAACTGCTGCTGGTGGAGTGGTTGGGGCGGCTCCTCGGGGAGAAGGAAGTCTCCGGCCTGATCTTCTCCCGCTTCTCCGTCGGGATCGAGGAGACGGGGGACGGATTCCGGCTGCGGGGAGAGGCGTGGGGGGAGCGGCTCGACCCGGCCCGCCACCGCCCCGAGCTGGAGGTGAAGGGGGTATCCTACGCCGGGCTGCGGGTTGAGGAACGGGATGGGCGCTGGATCGCCCAGTGCGTGCTCGATACCTAA
- a CDS encoding Asp23/Gls24 family envelope stress response protein, translating into MAERKIEIVDQDGKITMGEEVIASIARIATGKVDGIVKTSPSGGFRGIFGGEDLSPNIRTELTDEGVRVELRIAVEYGYPVHEVAQGVQTKVESDITELAGVNVVGVDVYVKKIVPPPSHADAAEAE; encoded by the coding sequence ATGGCGGAACGTAAGATTGAGATAGTCGATCAAGACGGGAAGATCACGATGGGCGAGGAAGTGATCGCATCGATCGCCCGCATCGCTACGGGGAAGGTCGATGGGATCGTCAAGACATCTCCCAGCGGCGGGTTCAGGGGGATATTCGGAGGGGAGGACCTCTCTCCCAATATCCGCACCGAGCTCACGGACGAAGGGGTGCGCGTCGAGCTACGGATCGCCGTCGAGTACGGCTACCCGGTGCACGAAGTGGCCCAGGGGGTGCAGACGAAGGTGGAGAGCGACATCACCGAGCTTGCCGGGGTGAACGTAGTCGGGGTAGATGTCTACGTGAAGAAGATCGTCCCCCCGCCTTCGCATGCAGACGCCGCGGAGGCGGAGTAA
- the efp gene encoding elongation factor P yields the protein MGLSVSEMHRGMVIRYDGELYEIIEYEHSKRGRGGAVARTKLRHLKTGRVIQTTFKGAENTESVFLESRPLQYLYHDGDSYIFMDNERFDQFPIPADVLGENSKFLVEGTNVTGYYSGDELIKVELPNFVELKVVHTEPGVRGDTVSNVEKPATLESGAVIQVPLFVKEGDILKVDTRTGRYVERV from the coding sequence ATGGGTCTATCGGTAAGCGAAATGCATCGGGGGATGGTGATCCGCTACGACGGTGAGCTGTACGAGATAATCGAGTACGAGCATTCCAAGCGCGGGCGGGGCGGGGCGGTTGCCCGCACGAAATTGCGTCACTTAAAGACCGGGCGGGTCATCCAGACGACGTTCAAGGGAGCGGAGAACACCGAATCGGTCTTCCTCGAATCGCGACCGCTCCAGTACCTGTACCACGACGGTGATTCCTACATCTTTATGGACAACGAGCGGTTCGATCAGTTTCCGATCCCGGCCGACGTCCTCGGGGAGAACTCCAAGTTCCTCGTGGAGGGGACGAACGTGACCGGCTACTACAGCGGCGACGAGCTGATCAAGGTCGAGTTGCCCAATTTCGTCGAGTTGAAGGTGGTGCACACCGAGCCCGGAGTGCGTGGAGATACGGTTTCCAACGTAGAAAAGCCCGCAACCCTGGAGAGCGGGGCGGTGATTCAGGTCCCCTTATTTGTCAAGGAGGGTGATATACTGAAGGTAGACACCCGCACCGGCCGGTACGTGGAGCGGGTGTAA
- the thpR gene encoding RNA 2',3'-cyclic phosphodiesterase — protein sequence MMRAFFCLPSDKGLNRILLGISTALRARMNARVSWVPKENFHVTVRFLGEIEPELTIELEKMARRIAAEIPPFDIPIDRLGAFPNPGRARVIWAGGKAPDRFTALVAQVNSGLAAFGFPPDREDSVAHITLGRVKGRPDPGLPQALADLGAGLNHSLHVDRLVLMESVLTQRGAVYNPLFSVSLTGR from the coding sequence ATGATGCGCGCCTTCTTCTGCCTTCCGAGCGATAAAGGGTTGAACCGCATCCTGCTCGGGATCTCGACCGCGCTGCGTGCCCGGATGAACGCGCGGGTGAGCTGGGTGCCGAAGGAGAACTTCCACGTCACGGTCCGGTTCCTCGGGGAGATCGAGCCGGAGTTGACGATCGAGCTGGAGAAGATGGCGCGGCGGATCGCAGCGGAGATCCCTCCGTTCGACATCCCGATCGACCGGTTGGGAGCATTCCCCAACCCGGGACGGGCGCGGGTGATCTGGGCCGGGGGAAAGGCGCCGGACCGGTTCACCGCCCTTGTCGCGCAGGTGAACAGCGGGCTTGCCGCGTTCGGGTTTCCCCCTGACCGCGAGGACTCGGTCGCCCACATCACCTTGGGGCGGGTGAAGGGGAGGCCCGATCCCGGGCTCCCGCAGGCGCTCGCGGATCTCGGGGCGGGGTTGAACCACTCCCTGCACGTCGATCGCCTCGTCCTGATGGAGAGCGTCCTCACCCAACGCGGCGCGGTCTACAACCCGCTCTTCTCCGTCTCGCTCACCGGGAGGTGA
- a CDS encoding RtcB family protein: MAEGYEIERVSDAEWLIPATGEMRVPGRVFVDPEMMEDLQGELSGEWSALRQVRNVATLPGIVGAAVALPDVHPGYGFPIGGVGAFDPDEGVVVVGGVGFDINCGVRLMRTPLSREEVEDRRDALADDLYRTVPAGLGSTGKLRLSLTEIDRLLAAGAEYVISHGYGLEADLEFIEDGGRIPGADPGAVSRRAKERQFRQVGTLGAGNHYLEVQYVEEVMDPAAAAVYGLREGQVVISIHTGSRALGHQIGQDYLKEMEAATRKYGISVPELELVCAPISSPEGKRYLSAVAAGANCAFANREVIGHLVRESFTRVFGLDPEEVSLVYDIGHNNAKFERHVVDGEVRTLLVHRKGSTRAFGPGREESPGPYRAVGHPTLVGGSMGTASYVMRGTPAGMEKAFGSGVHGAGRAVSRRKAAKRYFGKEIEQELRKQGIVLRAHSMRGVAEEAPGAYKDVERVVRAAAAAGINLPVARLRPLVVVKG, translated from the coding sequence ATGGCTGAAGGGTACGAGATCGAACGGGTGAGCGATGCCGAGTGGCTGATCCCCGCGACGGGCGAAATGCGCGTCCCGGGGAGGGTGTTCGTCGATCCGGAGATGATGGAGGACCTGCAGGGGGAGCTATCCGGGGAGTGGAGCGCCCTGCGCCAGGTGCGGAACGTCGCCACCCTCCCGGGGATCGTCGGGGCGGCGGTCGCCCTCCCTGACGTTCATCCCGGGTACGGGTTTCCGATCGGAGGTGTAGGGGCGTTCGACCCGGACGAGGGAGTGGTCGTGGTCGGAGGGGTGGGGTTTGACATCAACTGCGGGGTGCGGCTGATGCGGACACCGCTTTCCCGGGAGGAGGTGGAAGACCGCCGGGATGCCCTGGCCGACGACCTCTACCGCACCGTCCCCGCTGGCCTCGGCTCGACCGGGAAGCTCCGCTTGTCCCTCACCGAGATCGATCGCCTCCTCGCTGCCGGAGCGGAATACGTCATCTCCCATGGTTACGGCCTGGAGGCCGACCTGGAGTTCATCGAGGACGGGGGGAGGATCCCCGGTGCCGATCCGGGGGCGGTGAGCCGCCGCGCCAAGGAGCGCCAGTTCCGCCAGGTGGGGACCCTTGGGGCCGGAAACCACTACCTCGAGGTGCAGTACGTGGAGGAGGTGATGGACCCTGCCGCTGCCGCCGTGTACGGCCTGCGGGAGGGGCAGGTTGTGATCTCGATCCACACCGGCTCCCGTGCCCTCGGCCATCAGATCGGTCAGGATTACCTGAAGGAGATGGAGGCGGCAACCCGGAAGTACGGGATCAGCGTCCCGGAGCTGGAGCTCGTCTGCGCCCCGATCTCCAGCCCGGAGGGGAAGCGCTACCTGAGCGCTGTCGCCGCCGGAGCGAACTGCGCGTTCGCTAACCGGGAGGTGATTGGGCATCTGGTGCGGGAGTCGTTCACCCGCGTCTTCGGACTGGATCCGGAGGAGGTGAGCCTCGTCTACGACATCGGGCACAACAACGCCAAGTTCGAGCGTCATGTCGTGGACGGAGAGGTCCGCACCCTGCTCGTCCACCGCAAGGGGTCGACACGCGCGTTCGGCCCGGGGAGGGAGGAGTCCCCAGGACCGTACCGAGCCGTCGGGCACCCGACCCTGGTCGGGGGATCGATGGGGACCGCATCGTACGTGATGCGCGGGACCCCTGCCGGGATGGAGAAGGCGTTCGGGAGCGGAGTGCACGGGGCCGGGCGGGCGGTCTCCCGCCGGAAGGCGGCGAAGCGTTACTTCGGAAAAGAGATCGAACAGGAGCTGAGGAAGCAGGGGATCGTCCTGCGTGCCCACTCGATGCGCGGGGTCGCTGAGGAGGCGCCTGGAGCGTACAAGGACGTGGAACGAGTAGTCCGCGCTGCAGCAGCGGCAGGGATCAACCTCCCGGTGGCGCGGCTCCGCCCGCTGGTGGTGGTCAAGGGGTAG
- the nusB gene encoding transcription antitermination factor NusB: MNRHEARAFVLRALYQREFVDTPLAEMLAEVDPGDERGYIEELFNGIMAERASIDALLGEHTVGWRFDRLALIDRNILRIGAYELLHSDDVPPEVAIDEAVELAKEYGTENAPVFINGILDRIWKEHEAS; this comes from the coding sequence ATGAACCGACACGAAGCGCGCGCGTTCGTCCTCCGCGCCCTGTACCAGCGCGAGTTCGTGGATACCCCCCTGGCCGAAATGCTGGCGGAGGTCGATCCCGGGGATGAGCGGGGCTACATCGAGGAGCTGTTCAACGGGATCATGGCCGAGCGTGCCTCCATCGATGCATTGCTCGGGGAGCATACCGTCGGGTGGCGGTTCGACCGGCTCGCGTTGATCGACCGGAACATCCTGCGCATCGGGGCGTACGAACTCCTCCACTCCGACGACGTCCCGCCCGAGGTGGCGATCGACGAGGCAGTCGAGCTCGCCAAGGAGTACGGGACCGAGAACGCACCGGTGTTCATAAACGGGATCCTCGATCGGATCTGGAAGGAGCACGAAGCAAGTTGA
- a CDS encoding Asp23/Gls24 family envelope stress response protein — protein sequence MAEKQEKGRVSISKDVVTAIAGIAVSEVDGIANLRPGDGAFRRGEGMKRYVDTEVEGDNVKVTVRVTIYYGRPIHKVAKQVQTRVKAEIEKMTGLKVNAVDVDVQRLVEPEAPLPLEEEEE from the coding sequence ATGGCTGAGAAGCAAGAGAAGGGACGGGTGAGCATCTCCAAGGACGTCGTCACCGCGATCGCTGGGATCGCCGTCTCCGAAGTCGATGGGATCGCCAACCTCCGCCCCGGTGACGGAGCGTTCCGCCGCGGGGAGGGGATGAAGCGCTACGTCGACACCGAGGTGGAAGGGGACAACGTCAAGGTAACGGTGCGGGTCACCATCTACTACGGCCGACCGATCCACAAGGTGGCAAAGCAGGTGCAGACGCGGGTGAAGGCGGAGATCGAGAAGATGACCGGACTTAAGGTGAACGCGGTCGACGTGGACGTACAGCGGCTCGTCGAGCCGGAAGCCCCGCTCCCGCTGGAAGAGGAAGAGGAATGA